The Gaiella occulta genome has a window encoding:
- a CDS encoding Mur ligase family protein — MRLSELIETVPAADRDVRIAHAVGDARAAGPGALFVARKGTTVDGHAFVADAARDGCSAVVGADELPRQVAALLRERGVPYVPVELQRLLAQTVAAGCRYCFMKATSHAIDQRRTAAVDFDGGVFTTLDHDHLDYHRTLESYAAVERRFHADLPASAFALGNADSARGRSMVAATGASVAFYGTGADALLPWSLRRCDEHGMAMRIGPHRVRTRLLGEHTAGSLAAAVTAATLLGENIERVIEAVPLLRGAPGRMQRVASGPVLGLVDYAHTPAALGAALATARRLRPGGKLIVVGGCGGDKDRQKRPAMGAQIATADLPIFTSDNPRSEDPSRSSQRCSPASPRPGAAWCTSSSTGAARSSSPPPSPAPPTSSSSPARATKRRTRSPASSTRSTTGPSSRPRCIQGQDRHVVTHLDARERTGRARAV, encoded by the coding sequence ATGCGCCTGTCCGAGCTGATCGAGACGGTTCCGGCGGCGGACCGCGACGTGCGGATCGCACATGCCGTCGGCGACGCGCGCGCCGCCGGGCCGGGCGCGCTCTTCGTCGCCCGCAAGGGAACGACCGTCGACGGCCACGCGTTCGTCGCCGACGCGGCCCGCGACGGCTGCTCCGCGGTCGTCGGCGCCGACGAGCTGCCGCGGCAGGTGGCCGCCCTGCTGCGCGAGCGAGGCGTCCCCTACGTGCCCGTCGAGCTGCAGCGCCTGCTGGCGCAGACGGTCGCCGCCGGCTGCCGCTACTGCTTCATGAAGGCCACCTCACACGCGATCGACCAGCGCCGGACCGCCGCGGTCGACTTCGACGGCGGCGTCTTCACCACCCTCGACCACGACCACCTCGACTACCACCGCACGCTCGAGAGCTACGCCGCGGTCGAGCGGCGCTTCCACGCCGACCTCCCCGCCTCCGCCTTCGCCCTCGGCAACGCCGACAGCGCCCGCGGGCGCTCGATGGTCGCGGCAACCGGGGCGAGCGTCGCCTTCTACGGCACCGGCGCCGACGCCCTGCTGCCGTGGTCGCTGCGCCGCTGCGACGAACACGGCATGGCGATGCGGATCGGACCTCACCGCGTGCGCACCAGGCTGCTCGGCGAGCACACCGCCGGCAGCCTCGCCGCCGCCGTGACGGCCGCGACGCTGCTCGGCGAGAACATCGAACGGGTGATCGAGGCTGTCCCGCTCTTGCGTGGCGCACCCGGCCGCATGCAGCGCGTCGCCTCCGGCCCGGTGCTCGGCCTCGTCGACTACGCCCACACCCCGGCCGCGCTCGGCGCCGCCCTCGCGACCGCGCGGAGGCTGCGGCCGGGCGGCAAGCTGATCGTCGTCGGCGGCTGCGGCGGCGACAAGGACAGACAGAAACGGCCGGCGATGGGCGCGCAGATCGCCACCGCCGACCTGCCGATCTTCACCTCCGACAACCCCCGCTCCGAAGACCCCTCGCGATCGTCGCAGCGATGCTCGCCGGCGTCCCCCCGGCCCGGCGCCGCGTGGTGCACGTCGAGCTCGACCGGCGCCGCGCGATCGAGCTCGCCGCCACCCTCGCCCGCTCCGCCGACGTCATCCTCGTCACCGGCAAGGGCCACGAAACGACGCACGAGATCGCCGGCGTCAAGCACCCGTTCGACGACAGGGCCGAGCTCGAGGCCGCGCTGCATCCAAGGGCAGGATCGTCACGTGGTCACGCACCTTGACGCGCGGGAAAGAACCGGCCGTGCGCGGGCGGTGTAG
- a CDS encoding PLP-dependent transferase: MRVPAIVGDPRPPAASGGLLAAALADLRVDFDQLLSLCRSAEADLEAAEVELGAVALHEATRELLARQRLSSRRRYRAAGERLQSLRALAAEGAPSPSLVGELATEKRSLADLLRAEQALLAALVGAADWQSPSFLHSTLPAAGRQCGRIRPHWNDYKRDRHLDADAYERRYLRAMVDGPAGLRALLTSCGMAAFTTVLSFLQLERRLERPVLAGAGLYHESRLLLEKALPGRVQLVDEGDNGALLRSIDELRPSAVFLDSLSNTKWMPVPDLAAVLERLRGSDTYLVVDNTGLSVACQPFALAGGPVRLIVFESLLKYAQLGLDRANAGVIVARRGDAELLAGYREHLGTNVADVAVHALPRPDRPVLMRRLARLQRNALILAERLGEQAQGSVEIVYPGLPGHPCARASRRLSFRGGCLSIVFRGTDASLRRERALVEAAVAEAARRGIALLAGSSFGFDTTRIYLTAARAECGEPFVRVAAGSEHRLELETLAAALAAAVQRVGE, encoded by the coding sequence GTGCGCGTTCCTGCGATCGTGGGTGACCCGCGTCCTCCGGCTGCGTCCGGCGGGCTGCTCGCAGCGGCGCTCGCCGACCTACGCGTCGACTTCGACCAGCTTCTTTCTCTCTGTCGCAGCGCCGAGGCCGACCTGGAAGCAGCCGAGGTCGAACTCGGTGCGGTCGCCCTGCACGAGGCGACCCGGGAGCTGCTGGCACGGCAGCGTCTGTCCTCCCGCCGGCGCTACCGTGCCGCCGGGGAGCGTCTGCAGTCACTCCGCGCGCTCGCCGCCGAGGGGGCGCCGTCGCCGTCGCTCGTCGGCGAGCTCGCCACGGAGAAGCGGTCGCTCGCCGACCTGCTGCGGGCGGAGCAGGCGCTGCTGGCGGCGCTGGTCGGCGCCGCCGACTGGCAGTCGCCGTCGTTCCTGCACTCGACCCTGCCGGCGGCGGGCAGGCAGTGCGGCCGGATCAGGCCGCACTGGAACGACTACAAGCGCGACCGGCACCTGGACGCCGACGCCTACGAGCGCCGCTACCTGCGGGCGATGGTCGACGGGCCAGCCGGGCTGCGCGCGCTGCTGACGAGCTGCGGGATGGCCGCCTTCACCACTGTGCTCTCGTTCCTGCAGCTGGAGAGGAGGCTCGAACGGCCGGTGCTCGCCGGCGCAGGGCTCTACCACGAGAGCAGGCTGCTGCTCGAGAAGGCGCTGCCCGGTCGCGTCCAGCTCGTCGACGAAGGAGACAACGGCGCGCTCCTGCGGTCAATCGACGAGCTCCGCCCGAGCGCCGTCTTCCTCGACTCGCTCTCGAACACGAAGTGGATGCCCGTGCCTGACCTCGCCGCCGTGCTCGAGCGCCTGCGCGGCAGCGACACGTACCTGGTCGTCGACAACACCGGGCTGTCGGTTGCCTGCCAGCCGTTCGCGCTCGCCGGCGGGCCGGTCAGGTTGATCGTGTTCGAGAGCCTGCTCAAGTACGCGCAGCTCGGGCTCGACCGCGCGAACGCGGGCGTGATCGTCGCACGGCGCGGCGACGCCGAGCTGCTGGCGGGCTACCGCGAGCACCTCGGCACGAACGTCGCCGACGTCGCCGTGCACGCGCTGCCGCGACCAGACCGGCCGGTGCTCATGCGGCGGCTCGCGCGTCTGCAGCGGAACGCGCTGATCCTCGCCGAGCGGCTGGGCGAGCAAGCCCAGGGGTCGGTCGAAATCGTCTACCCCGGCCTTCCGGGGCATCCGTGCGCTCGTGCTTCGCGGCGGCTCTCCTTCCGCGGCGGCTGCCTGTCGATCGTCTTCCGCGGCACGGACGCGTCGTTGCGGCGGGAGCGCGCGCTCGTCGAGGCGGCGGTGGCCGAGGCGGCGCGCCGTGGCATCGCGCTGCTCGCTGGCTCGAGCTTCGGCTTCGACACGACCCGGATCTACCTGACCGCGGCACGCGCCGAGTGCGGCGAGCCGTTCGTCCGCGTCGCCGCCGGCAGCGAGCACCGCCTCGAGCTCGAGACGCTCGCAGCCGCGCTCGCGGCCGCAGTCCAGAGGGTCGGAGAATGA
- a CDS encoding Mur ligase domain-containing protein produces the protein MIPLRLGEIGTATLVLGDPEPTITSVAADSRLARPGTVFVCLRGSRRDGHGYALDAAALGIVLLVAVGPGARAYLDGGAGRIRCCWLPDLAAARWELPALLQPGEAVLLKGSRSARLELLAEELAR, from the coding sequence ATGATCCCGCTCCGGCTCGGCGAGATCGGCACGGCGACCCTCGTGCTTGGCGATCCCGAGCCCACGATCACGAGCGTCGCCGCCGACTCGCGGCTCGCCCGGCCGGGGACGGTCTTCGTCTGCCTGCGCGGCTCGCGCCGCGACGGGCACGGCTACGCACTCGACGCGGCCGCGCTGGGCATCGTCCTCCTCGTCGCCGTCGGCCCGGGGGCGCGCGCCTACCTCGACGGCGGCGCCGGTCGCATCCGCTGCTGCTGGCTTCCCGACCTGGCCGCCGCCCGGTGGGAGCTGCCGGCGCTGCTGCAGCCCGGCGAAGCCGTCCTGCTGAAAGGCTCGCGCTCGGCGCGGCTCGAGCTGCTCGCGGAGGAGCTCGCACGGTGA
- a CDS encoding pyridoxal-phosphate dependent enzyme: MRQPGKTPVVPVELTVRGRGRTVYLKLEGANPYGSLKDRTAASLVDGLERRGALEPGSVLVESTSGNLGVALAAIARRRGYRFVAVVDPKTTPENLAQLRRLGARIDCVETPDEAGGYLLARLERVRELCASGAFVWPDQYSNPANPRAHEQGTAPELLDQLHGDLDAVFVPVSTGGTLAGLARCFRRDSPATRIVAVDARGSVALGGRPGTRLLTGIGASRRSSFLTADLYDQSVLVGDAEAFAFCRALAAGTGISVGGSSGAALAACARLLARDPDLVRVACLCPDRGDRYASTIYDDGWLSRNGIDPGSLERGPVEAIGRERAPLAAV, encoded by the coding sequence GTGAGGCAGCCGGGCAAGACCCCCGTTGTTCCCGTCGAGCTCACCGTTCGCGGTCGCGGACGGACCGTGTACCTGAAGCTCGAGGGCGCCAATCCGTACGGATCGCTCAAGGACCGCACGGCGGCGAGCCTGGTCGACGGGCTCGAGCGGCGCGGCGCGCTCGAGCCGGGCTCGGTCCTCGTCGAGTCGACCTCGGGCAACCTCGGCGTCGCGCTCGCCGCGATCGCCCGGCGGCGCGGCTACCGCTTCGTCGCCGTCGTCGACCCGAAGACCACACCCGAGAACCTCGCGCAGCTACGGCGCCTCGGCGCCCGCATCGACTGCGTCGAGACGCCGGACGAGGCGGGCGGCTATCTGCTCGCGCGGCTCGAGCGGGTGCGCGAGCTCTGCGCCTCCGGCGCGTTCGTCTGGCCCGACCAGTACTCGAATCCCGCCAACCCGCGCGCGCACGAGCAGGGCACGGCGCCCGAGCTGCTCGACCAGCTGCACGGCGACCTCGACGCCGTCTTCGTGCCCGTCTCGACCGGTGGGACGCTCGCCGGGCTCGCCCGCTGCTTCCGTCGCGACAGTCCGGCGACCCGCATCGTCGCGGTCGACGCTCGCGGCTCGGTCGCGCTCGGCGGCCGTCCCGGCACGCGGCTGCTCACAGGCATCGGCGCCAGCCGCCGCTCCTCCTTCCTCACCGCCGACCTCTACGACCAATCCGTTCTCGTCGGGGACGCCGAGGCGTTCGCCTTCTGCCGCGCCCTTGCCGCCGGGACAGGGATCAGCGTCGGCGGCTCGAGCGGCGCCGCGCTCGCCGCCTGCGCACGCCTGCTCGCCCGCGACCCAGACCTGGTGCGCGTCGCCTGTCTCTGCCCCGATCGCGGCGACCGCTACGCCAGCACGATCTACGACGACGGCTGGCTCAGCCGCAACGGCATCGACCCCGGCTCGCTCGAGCGCGGCCCGGTCGAGGCGATCGGCCGCGAGCGCGCGCCGCTCGCCGCCGTCTGA
- a CDS encoding ornithine cyclodeaminase family protein — MAADSILYLSGREVARALETIDIVEAVAAALAAHARGQSVLPAEAYLAWSHAGETLRSLSMPGMVDGRAGVKIINANPANPGRGLPRASGLTLLFDNETGRPLCIMEAARISCLRTAAVTALAADLLGAAPIERLAILGAGALARCHLELLPNRLPDLREIRLHDLDRARAAALAAAAATALVCDSAEQAIRGAQLVVPLTTATSGYIHYDWLDPGALLVNVSLDDPLPEVVLRAGKLFVDDWPLVAADERRLLGRPHRAGQIRGPDARDAATATGSRLIDGELGELLIGTRQGRSRPDEVIVVNPFGLAIEDVAVADRVYREARRLGLGTALDR; from the coding sequence GTGGCCGCCGATTCGATCCTCTACCTCAGCGGCCGCGAGGTGGCGCGCGCACTGGAGACGATCGACATCGTCGAGGCGGTCGCCGCGGCGCTCGCCGCGCACGCCCGCGGCCAGTCGGTCTTGCCGGCCGAGGCGTACCTCGCCTGGAGCCACGCCGGCGAGACGCTGCGCAGCCTGAGCATGCCCGGCATGGTCGACGGCCGCGCCGGCGTCAAGATCATCAACGCGAACCCGGCCAACCCCGGCCGCGGCCTCCCGCGCGCGAGCGGCCTCACCCTGCTCTTCGACAACGAGACGGGCAGACCGCTCTGCATCATGGAAGCCGCGCGCATCTCCTGCCTCCGCACCGCCGCCGTCACCGCGCTCGCCGCCGACCTCCTCGGCGCAGCCCCGATCGAACGGCTCGCGATCCTCGGCGCCGGAGCCCTCGCACGCTGCCACCTCGAGCTGCTGCCGAACCGGCTGCCCGACCTGCGCGAGATCCGCCTCCACGACCTCGACCGCGCGCGGGCCGCCGCGCTCGCCGCGGCTGCCGCCACAGCCCTCGTCTGCGACTCGGCCGAGCAGGCGATCCGCGGCGCCCAGCTCGTCGTGCCGCTGACCACGGCCACCTCCGGCTACATCCACTACGACTGGCTCGATCCCGGCGCGCTCCTCGTCAACGTCTCGCTCGACGACCCCCTCCCGGAGGTGGTGCTGCGCGCCGGCAAGCTGTTCGTCGACGACTGGCCGCTCGTCGCCGCCGACGAGCGGCGCCTGCTCGGGCGCCCGCACCGCGCCGGCCAGATCCGCGGCCCCGACGCACGCGACGCCGCGACGGCAACCGGGTCCCGGCTGATCGACGGCGAGCTCGGCGAGCTCCTGATCGGCACGCGCCAAGGCCGATCCCGGCCGGACGAGGTTATCGTCGTCAACCCGTTCGGGCTCGCGATCGAAGACGTCGCGGTCGCCGACCGCGTCTACCGGGAGGCGCGCAGGCTCGGGCTCGGCACGGCCCTTGACCGCTGA
- a CDS encoding ribose-phosphate pyrophosphokinase, with protein sequence MTPNKRLTLVSGRSNPDLARDIAKLLGCELGQVTIKTFANGETYCRYEESIRGADMFIVQTASIPVDQHLMELLIMINAAKLASAKRITAVIPWYFYVRQDKKSRPREPITAKLVADLLQTAGADRVLTMDLHAGQVQGFFEIPVDHMTAVPMFAQYIRDLNLGEGLAAVSPDTGRAKLASKFAEMIGGDLVILNKVRPAHNEAKVTTVIGDVEGKVAVMTDDVVDTAGTLVAGATALKEAGAVRVYACATHGLFNGPALERIAASQIDKLVVTDTVPIDLLAKPDNVEVLSVAGILAETIHNVFSDDSVSAIFAGENQLF encoded by the coding sequence GTGACCCCGAACAAGCGGCTGACGCTCGTCTCCGGGCGCTCGAACCCCGACCTCGCCCGCGACATCGCGAAGCTCCTCGGCTGCGAGCTCGGGCAGGTGACCATCAAGACGTTCGCCAACGGCGAGACATACTGCCGCTACGAGGAGTCGATCCGCGGCGCCGACATGTTCATCGTGCAGACCGCTTCGATCCCGGTCGACCAGCACCTGATGGAGCTGCTGATCATGATCAACGCCGCCAAGCTCGCCTCCGCGAAGCGGATCACCGCCGTCATCCCCTGGTACTTCTACGTGCGCCAGGACAAGAAGTCGCGGCCGCGCGAGCCGATCACGGCGAAGCTCGTCGCCGACCTGCTGCAGACCGCCGGCGCCGACCGCGTGCTCACGATGGACCTGCACGCCGGACAGGTGCAGGGCTTCTTCGAGATTCCCGTCGACCACATGACGGCGGTACCGATGTTCGCCCAGTACATCCGCGACCTCAACCTCGGCGAGGGTCTCGCGGCCGTCTCGCCCGACACCGGCCGTGCGAAGCTCGCGAGCAAGTTCGCCGAGATGATCGGCGGCGACCTCGTCATCCTCAACAAGGTGCGCCCCGCCCACAACGAGGCCAAGGTCACGACCGTGATCGGCGACGTCGAGGGCAAGGTCGCCGTCATGACCGACGACGTCGTCGACACCGCCGGCACGCTCGTGGCGGGAGCGACCGCCCTCAAGGAGGCCGGCGCCGTGCGGGTGTACGCGTGCGCCACGCACGGGCTCTTCAACGGGCCGGCGCTCGAGCGCATCGCCGCGAGCCAGATCGACAAGCTCGTCGTCACCGACACGGTGCCGATCGATCTGCTCGCCAAGCCCGACAACGTCGAGGTGCTGTCGGTCGCCGGCATCCTCGCCGAGACGATCCACAACGTCTTCTCCGACGACTCCGTCTCGGCCATCTTCGCGGGCGAGAACCAGCTCTTCTAG
- the glmU gene encoding bifunctional UDP-N-acetylglucosamine diphosphorylase/glucosamine-1-phosphate N-acetyltransferase GlmU yields MSESRKLAAVVMAGGLGTRMRSATPKHLHPILGRRIVDWIVEAARPLAADPLVVVASPETADRFDGLAVAVQERPLGTGDAVRSARAALAGADEVLVLSGDTPLLTTGLLADLVEAHRSRAAAATVLSFLPADIRSYGRIVRDRDGDLQAIVEAADATPEQLAIPEANSSIYVFRADLLWPALERLTPVNAQGELYLTDAVRDLVQAGHRVAVHVAPDPAETEGINTRAELAAAAAVLRDRINERHMLAGVTIEDPASTWIEPAVEIAADVVVRPFTVLEGATRVAPGARIGPHAVVVDAVVGEGALVGPFCYLRPGTVLGPNSKAGTFVELKNSRLAEGAKVPHLSYMGDAEIDERTNVGAGSITVNLPHKKGSKKQRTKIGRDVKVGVGTIFVAPVTIGDDAWTAAGSVVTDDVPDNALVGFPPRQTIKEGRGGKRDD; encoded by the coding sequence ATGTCCGAATCCCGCAAGCTCGCAGCAGTCGTGATGGCCGGCGGCCTGGGCACGCGCATGCGCTCCGCGACGCCCAAGCACCTCCATCCGATCCTCGGGCGCCGCATCGTGGACTGGATCGTCGAGGCGGCGCGCCCGCTCGCCGCCGACCCGCTCGTCGTCGTCGCGTCGCCGGAGACCGCCGACCGCTTCGACGGCCTCGCCGTTGCCGTGCAGGAGCGGCCTCTCGGCACCGGCGACGCGGTGCGGAGCGCGCGCGCGGCGCTCGCCGGCGCCGACGAGGTGCTCGTGCTCTCCGGCGACACGCCGCTTCTCACCACCGGGCTGCTCGCCGATCTCGTCGAAGCGCACCGCTCCAGGGCTGCCGCCGCCACGGTGCTCTCGTTCCTCCCGGCCGACATCCGCAGCTACGGGCGCATCGTGCGCGACCGCGACGGCGACCTGCAGGCGATCGTCGAGGCCGCCGACGCGACCCCCGAGCAACTGGCGATTCCCGAGGCGAACTCGTCCATCTACGTCTTCCGAGCCGACCTGTTGTGGCCTGCGCTCGAACGCCTCACGCCGGTCAACGCACAGGGCGAGCTGTACCTCACCGACGCCGTCCGCGACCTCGTCCAGGCAGGGCACCGCGTCGCCGTCCATGTCGCTCCCGACCCAGCCGAGACGGAAGGGATCAACACGCGCGCGGAGCTCGCAGCCGCGGCAGCCGTCCTGCGCGACCGCATCAACGAGCGCCACATGCTCGCCGGCGTCACGATCGAGGATCCCGCCAGCACCTGGATCGAGCCCGCCGTCGAGATCGCGGCCGACGTGGTCGTGCGGCCGTTCACCGTCCTCGAAGGCGCGACGCGCGTCGCGCCGGGCGCGCGCATCGGCCCACACGCGGTCGTCGTCGACGCCGTCGTCGGCGAAGGTGCGCTCGTGGGGCCGTTCTGTTACCTTCGCCCCGGGACAGTGCTGGGGCCGAACTCCAAGGCGGGAACGTTCGTCGAGCTGAAGAACTCCCGCCTGGCAGAGGGCGCGAAGGTGCCGCACCTCTCCTACATGGGCGACGCCGAGATCGACGAGCGCACGAACGTCGGTGCAGGATCGATCACCGTCAACCTGCCGCACAAGAAGGGGTCGAAGAAGCAGAGAACGAAGATCGGGCGAGACGTCAAGGTCGGCGTCGGCACGATCTTCGTCGCTCCCGTCACGATCGGCGACGACGCGTGGACGGCGGCCGGATCGGTCGTCACCGACGACGTCCCCGACAACGCACTCGTCGGATTCCCGCCGAGACAGACGATCAAGGAGGGTCGAGGTGGAAAGCGGGACGATTGA